Genomic window (Leishmania braziliensis MHOM/BR/75/M2904 complete genome, chromosome 8):
AGTTGAAGAACGAGGGAAACAAAGAGTTTTCCGCCGGCCGCTATGTGGAGGCGGTGAACTACTTCTCGAAGGCGATCCAGCTGGATGGGCAGAACAGTGTCCTCTACAGCAACCGCTCCGCCTGCTTTGCAGCCATGCAAAAGTACAAGGATGCGCTCGATGACGCCGACAAGTGCATCTCAATCAAGCCAAACTGGGCAAAGGGCTACGTGcgccgaggcgcagcgctgcatgGCATGCGGCGTTACGACGATGCCATCGCCGCATACGAGAAGGGGCTCAGTGTGGACCCTTCCAACAGCGGCTGCACGCAGGGAGTGAAAGACGTGCAGGTCGCGAAGTCCCGCGAAGCACGTGACCCCATCGCCCGCGTTTTCACCCCGGAGGCGTTCCGCAAGATTCAAGAGAATCCGAAGTTGTCACTCCTGATGCTGCAACCTGATTACGTGAAGATGGTGGACACCGTCGTCCGAGACCCTTCGCAGGCTCGACTGTACATGGAAGACCAGCGCTTTGCCCTGACACTCATGTACCTGAGCGGAATGAAGATTCCCAACGacgatgaggacgacgaggaggagcgtccGTCTgcgaaggcagcagcggaagcgaaggcaaaggaggagaagaagcttCTTACCGACAACGAAAAGGAGGCCATGGCGctcaaggaggagggcaacaaGCTGTACCTCTCGAAGAGGTtcgaggaggcgctgagCAAGTAccaggaggcgcaggcgaaGGACCCCAAGAACACTTTGTACATTCTGAACGTGTCCGCCGTCTACTTCGAGCAGAGGGACTACGAGAAGTGCATCACCGAGTGCGAGCGCGGTATCGAGCACGGTCGCGAGAACCACTGCGACTACACAATCGTTGCGAAGCTCATGACGCGGCATGCTTTCTGCCTCCAGAAGCAGAAGAAGTATGAGGCCGCTATCGACCTTTACAAGCGCGCCCTTGTCGAGTGGCGTAACCCTGACACGCTCAAGAAGCTGACGGAGTGCGAGAAGGAGCACCAAaaggcagtggaggaggccTATATTGACCCTGAGATTGCGAGGCAAAAGAAAGACGAAGGTAATCAGTACTTTAAGGAGGACAAGTTCCCCGAGGCTGTGGCAGCGTACACGGAGGCCATCAAGCGCAACCCTGCCGAGCACACCTCCTACAGCAATCGCGCCGCCGCGTACATCAAGCTTGGCGCCTTTAACGACGCCCTCAAAGACGCGGAGAAGTGCATTGAACTAAAGCCGGACTTTGTCAAGGGCTACGCGCGCAAGGGTCATGCCTACTTTTGGACCAAACAGTACAACCGTGCGCTGCAGGCGTACGACGAGGGCCTCAAAGTGGATCCGAGCAACGCCGACTGCAAGGATGGCCGCCTCCGTACAATCATGAGGATTCAGGAGATGGCCTCCGGCCAGTCCGCGGAtggcgacgaggcggcgcgccgcgcCATGGATGATCCTGAGATTGCGGCAATTATGCAGGACAGCTACATGCAACTAGTGCTGAAGGAGATGCAGAACGACCCCACGCGGATTCAGGAGTACATGAAGGACCCAGGCATATCAGTGAAGATCAACAAGCTCATCTCCGCTGGCATCATTCGTTTTGGTCAGTAAACTTCTactctgcctcttctttgccgctCCTTTGCATCGGCGGGCATTGCGAGGGAAATAAAGACCAACGATGGGAACGTATGAGAACAGTGTTGTGCCGCTCAAGCAAGGCGTCGAGGTTGTAGCGCAGATGGGTGTCCTCCATGAAGGTAGGGAAGAGGCGGTAAGGGGTGTCGCTTGTGAGCCTTTCTgactgcacacgcacacacctcaTTTTCCCTTTGAGCTTTCTCCATTTCTTCTACGtaccccttcctcctctcctcacgcTCTCTCTGGCGCAGTAGTGCGACTAGGCCGCcttgttttcttttgttgTTCTTCAGCGGTGTGGCTGCGCTGAAACTGGTCTGTTTAT
Coding sequences:
- a CDS encoding stress-induced protein sti1, with the translated sequence MDANELKNEGNKEFSAGRYVEAVNYFSKAIQLDGQNSVLYSNRSACFAAMQKYKDALDDADKCISIKPNWAKGYVRRGAALHGMRRYDDAIAAYEKGLSVDPSNSGCTQGVKDVQVAKSREARDPIARVFTPEAFRKIQENPKLSLLMLQPDYVKMVDTVVRDPSQARLYMEDQRFALTLMYLSGMKIPNDDEDDEEERPSAKAAAEAKAKEEKKLLTDNEKEAMALKEEGNKLYLSKRFEEALSKYQEAQAKDPKNTLYILNVSAVYFEQRDYEKCITECERGIEHGRENHCDYTIVAKLMTRHAFCLQKQKKYEAAIDLYKRALVEWRNPDTLKKLTECEKEHQKAVEEAYIDPEIARQKKDEGNQYFKEDKFPEAVAAYTEAIKRNPAEHTSYSNRAAAYIKLGAFNDALKDAEKCIELKPDFVKGYARKGHAYFWTKQYNRALQAYDEGLKVDPSNADCKDGRLRTIMRIQEMASGQSADGDEAARRAMDDPEIAAIMQDSYMQLVLKEMQNDPTRIQEYMKDPGISVKINKLISAGIIRFGQ